A genomic stretch from Methanomassiliicoccales archaeon includes:
- a CDS encoding ABC transporter ATP-binding protein encodes MLLNIKNISFSYESIRALENVSFEAREGEVLGVIGPNGSGKTTLLRCINQTLKPKAGTVLIDGEDLSRLERTEIAKKIGVVPQRFTTFPFTVFDVVLMGRFPHVDVWSGESPHDFEIVKNAMEMTGTLHLCERAIDELSGGELQRVIIARALAQEPEVLLLDEPTLHLDVNHQLEVLELVKRITKEKGLITILVSHDLNLAARYCDRLLLLSAGRLHSAGQVHEVLTPEKIREVFHVDVDVIYNERTQSYNVILVSPLG; translated from the coding sequence TTGCTCCTCAACATCAAGAATATCAGCTTTTCCTACGAAAGTATTAGGGCCTTGGAAAATGTGAGCTTCGAAGCGAGGGAGGGCGAGGTTCTCGGCGTCATCGGCCCTAACGGATCGGGAAAGACCACGCTGCTCAGGTGCATCAACCAAACGCTGAAGCCGAAGGCGGGAACGGTCTTGATCGATGGGGAAGATTTATCTCGACTGGAAAGGACGGAAATCGCGAAGAAAATCGGCGTCGTTCCGCAGCGCTTCACCACCTTCCCCTTTACGGTGTTCGACGTCGTTTTGATGGGAAGGTTTCCACATGTCGACGTGTGGAGCGGGGAAAGTCCGCATGATTTTGAAATTGTCAAGAATGCGATGGAGATGACAGGCACCCTTCATCTGTGTGAGAGGGCGATCGATGAATTGAGTGGAGGGGAGTTGCAGAGGGTGATCATCGCGAGGGCACTCGCGCAGGAGCCTGAGGTCCTCCTCCTTGATGAGCCGACACTCCATTTGGACGTCAATCACCAGCTCGAAGTGCTGGAATTGGTCAAAAGAATCACGAAGGAAAAAGGGTTGATAACGATTCTCGTCTCGCATGATCTCAATTTGGCCGCCAGATACTGCGATCGGCTCCTCCTTCTCAGCGCCGGAAGGTTGCATTCGGCCGGACAGGTACACGAGGTCTTGACGCCCGAAAAAATCAGGGAGGTCTTCCACGTCGATGTTGACGTCATTTATAATGAGAGAACCCAATCGTACAACGTGATCCTCGTCTCGCCTCTTGGTTGA
- a CDS encoding iron chelate uptake ABC transporter family permease subunit, with amino-acid sequence MYARRRLRRSLILLGLSVALFLTIISSICIGPVKIAPLTVIKILFGATHSSESWPSIYNVIVVDVRLPRVLISGLVGAALSVAGTAMQALFRNPMASPYILGISSGAAFGASLAIVAGITLTASIYSIPLMAFIFALVTIFLVYEIAKVNGRTPLETLLLTGIAVGSLFSALVSFMQYVAGEKLSTIVFWLMGGFWTSDWDKFAVAAPLILFGIIAISLFSRHLNLILMGEETATNLGLEVETFKKIILVLVSLVTAAAVSVCGIIGFVGLIIPHIMRIVVGPDHRILLPSSCIVGAIFLIWVDTLARTIIEPTELPVGVITALLGVPFFLYLLRKRKRITGW; translated from the coding sequence TTGTATGCCCGGAGACGACTCCGACGATCGCTGATACTCCTCGGATTATCCGTGGCGCTCTTCCTGACGATTATCTCATCGATCTGCATCGGACCAGTCAAAATAGCGCCGCTGACAGTCATAAAAATCCTCTTCGGCGCGACCCATTCTTCCGAATCATGGCCATCGATTTACAACGTGATCGTCGTCGATGTGCGATTGCCGAGGGTCCTCATCAGCGGACTCGTCGGGGCCGCGCTCTCGGTCGCGGGGACCGCGATGCAGGCGTTGTTCAGAAACCCGATGGCGAGTCCCTACATCCTCGGCATCTCGTCGGGCGCGGCCTTCGGCGCATCACTCGCGATCGTCGCAGGAATCACACTCACCGCCAGCATCTATTCGATCCCGTTGATGGCGTTCATCTTCGCCCTCGTAACGATCTTCCTCGTCTACGAAATCGCCAAAGTCAACGGAAGGACCCCTTTAGAAACTCTGTTACTCACAGGCATCGCCGTCGGCTCGCTCTTTTCTGCTCTCGTCTCCTTCATGCAATACGTCGCGGGCGAAAAATTGAGCACGATCGTTTTCTGGCTGATGGGAGGATTCTGGACAAGCGACTGGGATAAGTTCGCCGTCGCAGCTCCTCTAATCCTCTTCGGCATCATCGCGATCTCCCTGTTCAGCCGGCATTTGAATCTGATCTTGATGGGGGAGGAAACGGCGACGAATTTGGGACTCGAAGTGGAGACTTTCAAGAAAATCATCCTCGTCCTCGTTTCCCTCGTCACCGCCGCCGCAGTATCCGTTTGCGGAATCATCGGTTTCGTTGGCCTCATCATACCACATATCATGAGAATCGTCGTCGGGCCGGATCACCGCATTCTGTTGCCATCCTCCTGCATCGTCGGCGCGATCTTCCTCATCTGGGTCGATACGCTTGCGCGTACGATCATTGAGCCAACGGAGTTGCCAGTCGGCGTGATCACCGCGCTCCTCGGTGTCCCCTTTTTTCTCTATCTCTTGCGCAAGAGAAAGAGAATCACAGGATGGTGA
- a CDS encoding radical SAM protein, whose product MTEDRRMAIYRITYSREFKRVSLYNWGCNFHCRGCSYGLMETRGQHNRFIGMKEIKEILLKLNPEKVHFLGGEPTTNPDLPELARFCHDELHAYTKIGHSNGSIMPPANIDAVSVSIKAHTNRIHIEYTGVSNNEVLKNFERMYERGIRMEASSVLIPQYIDCDEIEKIAKFIANIDPTIPYHIVGYVPVPNAPWRSARQEEVEYAARIASKYLSNVTFSCLTPEKLRDLRAVDSRFKSAVVA is encoded by the coding sequence TTGACAGAGGATCGCCGTATGGCCATTTACAGGATCACGTACTCCCGGGAGTTCAAGAGAGTAAGCCTCTATAACTGGGGCTGCAATTTCCACTGCAGAGGCTGTTCGTACGGCCTCATGGAAACACGCGGACAACACAATCGATTCATTGGGATGAAAGAGATAAAAGAAATTCTGTTGAAGCTCAACCCGGAGAAAGTTCACTTCCTGGGGGGCGAGCCGACGACGAATCCCGATCTTCCGGAGCTAGCACGGTTCTGCCACGACGAACTCCACGCATATACGAAAATCGGTCATTCCAACGGCTCTATCATGCCACCGGCGAACATAGACGCGGTCTCGGTGAGCATCAAGGCGCACACGAACAGGATCCACATTGAATACACTGGCGTCTCAAATAACGAGGTATTGAAGAATTTCGAGAGAATGTACGAAAGGGGAATTAGGATGGAGGCTAGCAGCGTTCTCATCCCCCAGTACATCGATTGCGACGAAATAGAAAAAATAGCGAAATTCATCGCAAACATCGATCCGACGATTCCTTATCACATCGTAGGCTACGTTCCAGTGCCAAATGCTCCGTGGAGAAGCGCGAGACAAGAAGAAGTGGAGTACGCTGCCCGCATCGCCAGTAAATATTTATCAAATGTGACCTTTTCCTGTCTGACCCCCGAAAAGTTGCGGGATTTGAGGGCCGTCGATTCGCGCTTCAAGAGTGCAGTGGTGGCCTAG
- a CDS encoding ABC transporter substrate-binding protein: MNKSSAKIVYAVVIVAVILGSFGGGYLFAKVLTPETGQERTSIDRIVSLSAACTEIIYAVGAGDKLVGVDQSSVDYALAGNETFKGAPGQLEDYPVDIFNKTNVGKASNPNMELIVSLHPDIVFAWWYNTDVNKRIGDLGIPVVTVNPQNVSDVFNLIKTVGALVGKSAEAEAVISEMEMRIDAIAEKVSNLMEEERPLVYYELGTALKTVGPGTFTNELISMAGGINIAANESVRYPLLSNEYIMEKNPDVIVVVSYGASVDEIKNREGWQNIDAVKNDRVYAIESGWVTASPRLVLGLEQFAQWFHPELFG; encoded by the coding sequence ATGAATAAAAGCAGCGCAAAAATCGTTTATGCCGTCGTCATCGTCGCGGTGATCCTGGGTTCATTCGGTGGCGGATACCTTTTTGCAAAGGTCTTGACCCCTGAGACAGGGCAGGAGAGGACTTCTATCGACCGTATTGTCTCGCTTTCCGCTGCCTGTACCGAAATCATCTACGCCGTTGGCGCTGGTGACAAACTTGTGGGGGTTGATCAATCGAGTGTCGATTATGCCCTTGCGGGCAATGAGACATTTAAGGGGGCACCAGGCCAACTCGAAGATTATCCGGTCGATATTTTCAACAAAACCAATGTCGGAAAGGCTTCGAACCCCAATATGGAGCTCATTGTCAGTCTCCACCCAGACATCGTGTTCGCATGGTGGTATAACACGGATGTGAACAAGAGAATTGGAGACCTGGGAATTCCAGTTGTCACTGTTAACCCGCAAAATGTTTCCGACGTATTCAATCTCATAAAGACGGTCGGCGCGCTCGTTGGAAAATCCGCAGAGGCGGAGGCGGTGATCTCGGAGATGGAGATGAGGATCGACGCCATCGCAGAAAAAGTCTCGAATCTCATGGAAGAAGAGAGACCTCTGGTGTATTATGAATTGGGCACCGCCCTTAAAACGGTCGGCCCCGGTACGTTCACCAATGAACTGATTTCGATGGCGGGAGGCATCAACATCGCCGCCAACGAGTCCGTCAGATATCCCCTGCTCAGCAATGAATATATCATGGAGAAGAATCCCGATGTCATTGTCGTGGTGAGCTACGGCGCCTCCGTCGATGAAATCAAGAACAGGGAGGGTTGGCAGAACATCGACGCGGTGAAGAACGACCGTGTTTATGCGATCGAAAGTGGATGGGTCACGGCGAGTCCGAGGCTTGTGTTAGGGCTAGAACAGTTCGCCCAATGGTTCCACCCTGAGCTTTTCGGTTGA
- a CDS encoding PAS domain S-box protein, with amino-acid sequence MIESETLKGNKQIESIFNNLKEHVIYQDKENRIIWLNKAAADSVGKSQNELIGKFCYEIWHHRTTPCENCPVNRAIKSGISCSGEIMSPDGRWWAISGWPMKDDKGNVIGAIELTLEITELKKTELALKESEKRYRMITENSAMGIYIFQDGKLKFVNDTMCRISGYSEEELLTSDYLKFVHPKFREELRELTELAMKGRFGSLLDPYDFMYLTKSGEARWARLFPRVIEYEGRPAILGNVLHITDYKKIEEALRESKERYRTIFENSATATMIVDENMTILLVNEEAERLTSYSKEEMEGRLTITDIMAVEDRERIAERHARVDWDRIKEFHRVAPRRHEFHLLTKKGEIKECEAIVSLIPGTKEAVVSIIDVTELKKATRELKEMAEEHMMLLDNIDTMVWYAIDPETYGLVNRARAEFLGLKKEEIIGRKLREVLPKEICERCIEGNRRAFSGERVAQEEWMLGPDGKPRCVWITKIPRFGKDGAVERVFCTGTDITQLKDMESALRLANHKLSLLFKVTRHDILNQLAVIQGYLDLMRTPSNKIPLDHYLDKIEYATKRIGKHLEFTREMEDLGKEAPVWMKLSDPIEKALSQLDFEGIEVHLDEKLQHILIFSDNMIWKVFYNLMHNTLEHAKTATRISISANISDRGLDIVYEDNGPGIKKQKDEDIFESSLVRSTGKGLYLIREILSINSMRIEEIGVEGVRFVIHVPPHRFRAG; translated from the coding sequence ATGATTGAGAGTGAAACGCTGAAAGGAAATAAACAAATAGAGTCTATTTTCAACAATTTGAAAGAGCACGTTATCTATCAGGACAAAGAAAACCGCATCATCTGGTTGAACAAGGCGGCGGCTGACTCTGTTGGAAAGTCACAAAACGAATTGATCGGGAAATTCTGTTACGAGATCTGGCATCACAGGACAACACCGTGCGAGAACTGTCCTGTAAACAGGGCGATAAAAAGCGGAATATCGTGTAGCGGCGAAATCATGTCCCCCGATGGGCGATGGTGGGCTATCTCGGGATGGCCGATGAAGGATGATAAGGGAAATGTCATCGGCGCCATTGAATTGACACTTGAAATCACGGAGCTGAAGAAGACGGAACTCGCATTGAAGGAGAGTGAAAAGAGATACCGCATGATTACAGAGAATTCCGCCATGGGCATCTATATCTTTCAAGATGGAAAGCTGAAATTCGTTAACGATACGATGTGCAGGATTTCTGGATACTCTGAGGAGGAATTGTTGACATCAGACTACCTCAAATTTGTCCACCCCAAATTTAGGGAAGAGCTGAGAGAATTGACAGAACTAGCCATGAAGGGTAGATTCGGATCGTTGTTGGATCCTTATGATTTCATGTATTTGACGAAGAGTGGGGAGGCGCGGTGGGCTCGACTGTTCCCTCGTGTAATTGAGTATGAAGGGCGCCCAGCGATACTCGGCAATGTACTCCACATCACTGATTATAAGAAAATTGAGGAAGCGCTCCGCGAGAGTAAAGAACGATACCGCACGATCTTTGAAAACAGTGCCACCGCCACGATGATCGTCGATGAGAACATGACGATATTGCTTGTAAACGAAGAGGCTGAACGTCTTACCAGTTATTCGAAGGAAGAGATGGAGGGGCGTTTGACCATCACCGACATCATGGCCGTGGAGGATAGGGAAAGAATTGCGGAGCGTCACGCTCGGGTAGATTGGGATAGAATCAAGGAGTTTCACAGAGTTGCCCCTCGCAGACACGAATTTCATCTTTTAACGAAAAAGGGCGAGATCAAAGAGTGTGAAGCGATAGTCTCTCTGATCCCTGGAACAAAAGAAGCCGTCGTTTCGATCATCGATGTAACCGAGTTGAAGAAGGCAACGAGGGAACTCAAGGAAATGGCTGAGGAACATATGATGCTCCTTGACAACATCGACACGATGGTATGGTATGCAATCGATCCAGAGACCTATGGACTCGTAAACAGGGCTCGTGCGGAATTCTTGGGGCTGAAGAAAGAAGAGATCATCGGGAGAAAGTTGCGCGAAGTCTTACCAAAGGAAATTTGTGAGAGATGCATCGAAGGAAACAGGAGGGCGTTCTCAGGCGAAAGGGTCGCTCAGGAGGAGTGGATGCTCGGGCCAGATGGGAAACCACGGTGTGTATGGATCACCAAGATACCCAGATTTGGCAAGGATGGGGCGGTTGAACGTGTCTTCTGTACTGGGACGGATATCACTCAACTTAAGGATATGGAAAGCGCATTGCGTCTGGCCAATCACAAGCTCAGTCTGTTGTTTAAGGTGACGAGACATGACATTCTAAATCAGTTGGCGGTTATCCAGGGATATCTCGATCTCATGAGAACGCCGTCAAACAAGATTCCATTGGATCACTATCTTGATAAGATCGAATATGCCACGAAACGGATCGGGAAGCATCTGGAATTCACAAGGGAAATGGAGGATTTGGGCAAGGAAGCGCCTGTATGGATGAAACTCTCTGATCCGATTGAGAAAGCGCTCTCCCAGCTCGATTTTGAGGGAATTGAGGTCCATCTTGATGAAAAACTGCAGCACATCCTCATTTTCTCGGACAACATGATCTGGAAAGTCTTTTACAATTTGATGCACAACACACTGGAACACGCTAAGACAGCAACCCGTATTTCGATATCGGCGAACATTTCGGATAGGGGGTTGGATATCGTCTACGAGGACAACGGGCCCGGAATCAAAAAACAGAAGGACGAGGATATCTTTGAGTCCTCCCTTGTCAGGAGCACTGGAAAGGGACTCTATCTGATCAGAGAAATCCTCTCGATTAACAGTATGCGCATCGAGGAAATCGGTGTTGAGGGCGTGAGATTCGTCATTCACGTGCCGCCGCATCGATTCAGAGCTGGATGA
- a CDS encoding dihydrodipicolinate synthase family protein, translated as MDPEKFRERCKGVLTLVPTAFKKNYELDLESLREHVRYLVENRVTAVIPAGSTGEFSSMSEEEIKKVISATVDEVNGKTMVVAGTAHSGTHETIKLTKYAEDVGCDAAMIVTPYYFKEVEEGIFQHYKMIADSVDIAIMPYNNPWVTSGVIYSYRLVERFAKEIPNITALKDVTGNSAYVLELLRRVGKKIAILPYAETEHTMLCYLLGCPGTISLLSNIAPKESIELWKAAYLEKDAKKAMEILDKFEGFNRLMNRLIMEKGIPAYLHLIKHALTLLGRPCGLPMRPPAQPLRENEVEELRQALVRMGLM; from the coding sequence ATGGATCCCGAAAAGTTCCGAGAACGGTGTAAGGGTGTCCTTACCTTGGTACCCACCGCTTTTAAGAAGAATTACGAACTGGATCTTGAGTCTCTCAGGGAACACGTGAGGTATCTCGTCGAAAATCGGGTGACGGCAGTGATCCCGGCGGGTAGCACGGGAGAATTTTCTTCGATGAGCGAGGAGGAGATTAAGAAAGTGATTTCCGCCACCGTCGATGAAGTGAACGGGAAGACCATGGTGGTCGCGGGAACCGCTCACAGCGGAACCCATGAAACGATCAAACTGACAAAGTACGCGGAAGACGTTGGCTGCGACGCTGCAATGATCGTCACGCCCTATTATTTCAAAGAGGTTGAGGAGGGCATTTTCCAGCATTACAAGATGATAGCCGATAGCGTGGACATCGCCATCATGCCTTATAACAATCCGTGGGTGACGAGCGGCGTGATTTACAGCTATCGCCTCGTTGAACGATTTGCAAAAGAAATCCCAAACATCACCGCGCTCAAGGACGTGACAGGCAATTCAGCTTATGTTCTCGAATTGTTGCGGAGGGTGGGGAAGAAGATTGCCATCCTGCCGTACGCCGAGACCGAGCACACGATGCTCTGTTATCTGCTGGGATGTCCCGGTACGATTTCCCTTCTTTCCAACATCGCGCCGAAGGAATCGATCGAACTTTGGAAAGCGGCCTATCTCGAGAAAGATGCGAAGAAGGCCATGGAGATTCTTGATAAATTCGAAGGCTTCAACAGGCTGATGAACAGGCTGATCATGGAAAAGGGAATACCGGCGTATCTCCATCTGATTAAGCATGCGCTCACGCTTCTCGGAAGACCATGCGGACTCCCGATGAGGCCTCCCGCCCAGCCGCTGAGGGAGAACGAGGTTGAGGAGCTGAGGCAGGCGCTCGTCAGAATGGGTCTCATGTGA
- a CDS encoding DUF2111 domain-containing protein, which translates to MLAVTEALSIIKSSNPCGKEGRVQEEKIDLRCMALIIHELMGRLPVTMRYRDQHGVRVERGEIIDDNYTGPVLEEALQRGSIVKKVATSGPYKGVPIIAVPVRRNNEIIAVFGAVDITKGAVFELMNRLVPSR; encoded by the coding sequence ATGCTGGCGGTGACGGAGGCCTTATCCATCATTAAATCATCCAATCCTTGTGGAAAAGAAGGAAGGGTGCAAGAAGAGAAAATTGACCTCAGGTGCATGGCCCTCATCATCCACGAGTTGATGGGCAGACTCCCCGTGACGATGAGATATAGAGACCAGCATGGAGTGCGGGTTGAGAGAGGCGAGATCATCGATGACAACTACACAGGTCCGGTACTCGAAGAGGCCTTGCAGCGCGGCTCAATCGTCAAAAAAGTGGCGACATCGGGACCGTATAAGGGCGTGCCTATCATTGCCGTTCCAGTTAGAAGAAATAATGAGATCATTGCAGTATTTGGTGCAGTCGATATCACCAAAGGAGCTGTATTCGAATTGATGAACAGATTGGTGCCAAGTCGGTGA
- a CDS encoding corrinoid protein yields MKKRTIELFFQEEGAVTEKAISDLEKAVLDMDEKLATQAAKSVLDSKIDVLKAINEGLVKGMKKVADLYEREQIFLPQVLASANAFYAAFEILRPKMLEGAKGVGHKIVIGVVEGDIHDIGKNLVKTMMEANGYHCIDLGRDVPVENFVEAVTDQKPSFVAMSTLMTPTMKNMKRVIDGLVEENVRNSVKIMIGGGPVDQEFAKEIGADYYGENETEAVKWLRSVS; encoded by the coding sequence ATGAAGAAGAGAACGATTGAACTCTTCTTCCAGGAGGAGGGAGCTGTGACAGAGAAAGCTATATCCGATTTGGAAAAGGCCGTCCTCGATATGGACGAAAAACTAGCGACACAAGCAGCCAAAAGTGTACTCGATTCCAAAATAGATGTGCTCAAAGCAATAAACGAGGGTCTCGTCAAAGGAATGAAAAAGGTAGCAGATCTATACGAGCGTGAACAGATCTTTTTGCCCCAGGTCTTAGCGTCGGCGAATGCGTTTTATGCTGCATTTGAAATCTTAAGACCCAAGATGTTGGAGGGCGCCAAGGGAGTTGGTCACAAAATCGTTATCGGCGTCGTCGAAGGAGACATCCATGATATAGGGAAAAATCTCGTGAAAACGATGATGGAAGCGAACGGTTATCATTGCATCGATCTTGGAAGAGACGTGCCAGTTGAGAACTTCGTCGAAGCGGTAACTGATCAAAAACCATCTTTTGTTGCAATGTCAACGCTTATGACACCGACGATGAAGAACATGAAGCGCGTGATCGATGGTCTCGTCGAAGAAAATGTCCGCAATTCCGTGAAGATAATGATTGGAGGCGGCCCAGTCGATCAAGAATTTGCAAAAGAAATCGGAGCTGATTACTACGGAGAGAATGAGACGGAAGCCGTTAAGTGGCTGAGGAGTGTGAGTTGA
- a CDS encoding uroporphyrinogen decarboxylase family protein: MQEMTPLERVVAALKHETPDRVPICLYFQSAAQYQLARDDYTWKEVLENPTKLFRNVSMQYEYYGADNFFLPLDFRVDGEAFGSKSEYLLKCGAGYRMPVITQYAINSKEEIDDLEIPDPKTSGRCPVILKTIEKLSRKYGDKVPIVGFLNSPPDVATDIIAGNYSTVLPMMATDKEALHKLLEKITKYLIEFGKAMVDSGAHALATVSGGFNNLTVGTDQYREFVAKYHAEIIKKTGVPYIYHQCQDATPFMDDILATGTACVAFHEKVDLKWAKEKYGKKVALAGNVGVSESDAVMYSGTPEQVEEATRRTLEIGKPGSGFLLSAGCEVHHALPEANILALIKAGRKYGAY; the protein is encoded by the coding sequence ATGCAAGAAATGACGCCCCTGGAGCGTGTTGTAGCTGCACTCAAGCACGAGACGCCTGATCGTGTCCCGATTTGCCTCTATTTCCAGTCGGCCGCGCAATACCAATTGGCAAGAGATGACTATACATGGAAGGAAGTGCTCGAGAACCCAACCAAACTATTCAGGAATGTCTCTATGCAATACGAATATTACGGAGCGGACAATTTCTTCCTACCCTTGGATTTCCGTGTCGATGGTGAAGCATTCGGAAGTAAATCAGAGTATCTGCTGAAATGTGGTGCAGGATATAGAATGCCAGTAATCACTCAATATGCGATAAATTCGAAGGAAGAAATCGACGACCTAGAAATTCCAGATCCGAAAACATCAGGGCGGTGTCCAGTAATACTTAAAACAATCGAGAAACTGAGTCGTAAGTATGGCGATAAGGTTCCAATCGTAGGTTTTCTGAATAGCCCGCCTGATGTAGCTACAGATATAATTGCTGGTAACTACTCAACAGTACTTCCAATGATGGCGACCGACAAAGAAGCGTTACACAAGCTACTTGAAAAGATCACAAAGTACCTCATAGAATTTGGCAAAGCTATGGTCGATTCGGGTGCACATGCACTTGCAACTGTCAGTGGAGGATTTAACAATCTCACAGTCGGAACGGATCAATACCGCGAATTTGTTGCAAAATACCATGCGGAAATTATAAAGAAAACTGGAGTTCCCTACATATATCATCAATGCCAGGATGCAACTCCATTTATGGACGATATTCTTGCGACTGGTACGGCTTGCGTTGCTTTCCATGAAAAAGTTGATCTGAAATGGGCAAAAGAGAAGTACGGGAAAAAAGTGGCATTGGCTGGTAACGTCGGAGTGTCAGAATCTGATGCGGTGATGTACTCTGGAACACCAGAACAGGTGGAAGAAGCAACGAGAAGAACGCTTGAAATCGGGAAGCCTGGAAGTGGATTTCTGTTGAGCGCTGGATGTGAAGTTCACCACGCATTGCCAGAAGCAAATATCCTGGCGTTAATCAAGGCTGGAAGAAAATACGGCGCTTATTAG
- a CDS encoding MtaA/CmuA family methyltransferase: MNEKERLISALRLEGVDRVPCACPLQTGTIDLMKITGAYWPDAHKDADLMTKLAIGAHDIAGIESVRVPFDVTVDASAFGAVTGKETIDRQPSIIQRPIKTPEDIDKIEIPDPYRNGRAPIVIEAVRKLSERMKETPVICAIISPFMLAGQLRGEQEAIMDIIKNPDFLKRVLEISARWGIEYSAAAIQAGADIIAMVDATSSGTVLGPSQYAEFAMPYQKMVADSIRKNGAYSILHICGNTTKNLKYMAQTGVNGISVDQQMDISWVKEQLKGKCATIGNVSPTSTLLKKSPADVEDEVRKCIEGGTDVVAPGCGFAPETPLENMRALVNATKKYGKR; the protein is encoded by the coding sequence ATGAACGAAAAAGAAAGATTGATTTCAGCACTAAGGCTAGAAGGAGTCGACAGAGTTCCCTGTGCATGCCCCTTGCAAACTGGAACAATCGATTTAATGAAAATAACTGGTGCCTACTGGCCAGATGCACATAAAGATGCCGATCTTATGACCAAATTGGCGATTGGTGCTCACGATATCGCAGGTATCGAAAGTGTCAGGGTGCCGTTTGATGTAACGGTTGATGCGTCCGCCTTCGGGGCGGTCACAGGAAAGGAGACTATTGATAGGCAGCCGTCTATAATTCAACGGCCGATCAAGACTCCTGAGGATATCGATAAAATTGAGATCCCCGATCCATACCGAAACGGAAGGGCTCCAATCGTGATTGAGGCCGTACGAAAATTGTCAGAGAGAATGAAAGAGACACCAGTGATTTGCGCTATCATCTCGCCTTTCATGTTAGCAGGCCAACTCAGAGGCGAGCAGGAAGCGATAATGGATATTATCAAGAATCCAGATTTTTTGAAACGCGTGCTTGAAATCTCGGCTAGGTGGGGGATTGAATACTCAGCCGCGGCAATTCAAGCCGGAGCTGACATAATTGCAATGGTCGATGCGACTTCAAGCGGCACAGTTCTCGGGCCTTCTCAATATGCTGAGTTCGCGATGCCGTATCAAAAGATGGTAGCAGATTCAATAAGGAAAAATGGTGCTTATTCAATACTCCACATTTGTGGAAACACAACAAAAAATCTGAAATATATGGCTCAAACAGGTGTAAACGGAATCAGTGTCGATCAGCAGATGGATATTTCATGGGTAAAAGAACAGCTGAAGGGCAAGTGCGCGACCATCGGCAATGTGAGTCCCACTTCAACACTGCTGAAAAAGTCGCCAGCAGATGTTGAGGACGAGGTCAGAAAATGTATTGAGGGTGGCACTGACGTTGTTGCCCCTGGTTGTGGGTTCGCACCCGAAACGCCGCTAGAAAACATGAGAGCTCTTGTAAATGCAACCAAGAAGTATGGCAAAAGATAG